GGGAAGCGTGACGGAACTGCTCCAGGCCCTGGAGTGGGGGGTGGACGTGGTGAAGCTCTTCCCCGGGGAGGTGCTGGGGCCCCGGTTCATCAAGGCGGCCCGGGGACCGGTTCCCCACGCCCGCATCCTGCCCACGGGAGGGGTCAGCCTGGAGAACCTGGAGGAATGGTTTCGGGCGGGGGCCTTCGCGGTGGGCATGGGAGGGTCGCTGACCCACGCAGGAGGAGTCCCCCGGTCGCCGGAGGAGGTCCGGGACACCGCCCGAGGGGTGACGGAGCGGATCGCCGTCCTTCGGGGCGGCCGGGCCTGACCCGCCCCCCATGACCACGGACGGGCAACGGAAGGAGACGGCAACCATGGGCAAGATCGTGACCTTCGGCGAGATCATGCTGCGCCTTTCCCCCCCGGACCACGAGGTGCTCCTCCAGTCCCCCCGCTTCATCGCCCACCTGGGGGGAGCGGAGGCCAACGCGGCGGTGTCCCTGGCGAACTACGGGGAGGCGGCAGCCTTCGTCACCGCCCTGCCCCCGGGGGAGCTGGGGGACGCGGCGATCCGGGAGCTGCGGAAGTTCGGGGTGGAGACCCGGCACATCCTGCGCCAGGGGGAACGCCTGGGGATCTACTTCACCCAGCGGGGCTCCTGCTCCCGTCCCTCCAAGGTGCTCTACGACCGGGCCGGGTCGGCGGTGGCCTGCGCCGCCGCCCGGGACTATCCCTGGAAGGCCATCCTCCAGGGGGTGGACTGGTTCCACGTGACGGGCATCACCCCCGCCCTCTCCCAGCAGGCCGCCGAGGCCACCCTGGAGGCCCTGGAAGTCTGCGGACGCCGGGGCATCACCGTGTCCTGCGACCTGAACTACCGCAAGAAGCTGTGGAAGTGGGGCAAGGCCGCCACGGAGGTGATGCCCCAGGTGGTGCGGAACGCGGACGTGCTGGTGGCCAACGAGGAGGACTGCCAGATGGCCCTGGGCATCCAGTCCAACGCGGACGTGGCCTCGGGGAAGCTGGACCCCGCCTGCTACCGGGGTCTGGCCGCCCGGGTGCTGGAGGCCTACCCCCGGCTTCGATATCTGGCGGTCTCCCTGAGGGAGAGCCACAGCGCGGACCACAACGGCTGGTCCGGGGTCCTGGCGGGACGGGACGGCTTTTTCGTGAGCCGCAAGTACGCCCTCACCCACATCGTGGACCGCATCGGGGGAGGGGACTCCTTCGGAGCAGGGCTCATCCACGGCCTGCGGACCCTGAACTCCCCCCAGGAGGCCCTGGAGTTCGCCGTAGCTGCCTCGGCTCTGAAGCACACCATCCCCGGGGACTTCAACTACGCCCGGCGGGAGGACGTGCTGGCCCTGATGGCGGGGGACTCCAACGGCCGGGTGCAGCGCTAGGGGCTTGTTGACGCCCGGAAATGGCAAGACTATACTGACAACGTTCCGTTGAAAGAATCATCGTTTCGCCAAACGGAACAAACAGGTTCTCGGAGGCCCGCCGACACCCGCCCTGGCCGGAAGGGCCTCCGGAACGCCCACCGGAAATCCCCCCGTCCGTCCCTTCCTTCGTTCTCGGGGAATCCTCCTCCGGGGGCGGGGACGATCCCGGGGGAGGCCGCGTGCGCGGACCTGCTTCGGGAAGGACGTTCGCAGAGGGGGTGTTGGGTCTCCGACAGAGTCCGCGACGCGACTTCGCGCACCGAAGGTGGTCGAGTGCGGGGTTCCCGCAGCAGTGGGACGAGGAGGAGGAGTGAGGGGACATGCGAAAGGGTCTGGCGTGGGCACTGGCGCTGGCGCTGACGGCGATGGTTCCGGGGTTCGCCGCCGCAGGCGGCCCTCCCATCAGGGTGGGGAACCTTCCTGCGGTGACAGGCTCCGGGGCCACCTGGGGCATCTGCCACCGGGACTCGTCCATCCTGGCGGTGGAGGAGTTCAACGCCCAGGGGGGCGTGGACGGCCGCAAGGTGGAGTTCTTCTGGTACGACACCAAGGGCAAGGCGGAGGATGCGGTGAACGGCCTCCGCAGGCTGATCGAGAAGGACAAGGTCACCGCCGTCACCGGGACGGTGGACAGCGGCATCCAGCTGGCCATCGTGCCCATCGGCGAACGGGCCAAGGTGCCCCTCATGGGCATCGCCTGCACCAACCCCACGGTCACGGTGAACCCCAAGACCGGCAAGGTGCGTCCCTATTCGTTCCGCATCTGCTTCACCGATCCATACCTGGCCAAGTGCGTGGCGGAGCTGGCCTTCAAGGAGATGGGCAAGAAGACCGCCACGGTGTTCTACGACGTGGGCAGCGCCTACGCGGAGGGGATGAAGGCCTTCTTCGTGGAGCGCTTCTCCAAGCTGGGGGGGAACGTCCTCAACACCCAGGGCTACCGGGACGGGGACGTGGACTTCCGGGCTCAGATCAGCGCCGCCAAGGCCAGCGGGGCTCAGGTGTGCTTCCTCCCGGGGAACTACAAGGAGATGGCCCTCATCATCAA
The sequence above is drawn from the Aminomonas paucivorans DSM 12260 genome and encodes:
- a CDS encoding sugar kinase: MGKIVTFGEIMLRLSPPDHEVLLQSPRFIAHLGGAEANAAVSLANYGEAAAFVTALPPGELGDAAIRELRKFGVETRHILRQGERLGIYFTQRGSCSRPSKVLYDRAGSAVACAAARDYPWKAILQGVDWFHVTGITPALSQQAAEATLEALEVCGRRGITVSCDLNYRKKLWKWGKAATEVMPQVVRNADVLVANEEDCQMALGIQSNADVASGKLDPACYRGLAARVLEAYPRLRYLAVSLRESHSADHNGWSGVLAGRDGFFVSRKYALTHIVDRIGGGDSFGAGLIHGLRTLNSPQEALEFAVAASALKHTIPGDFNYARREDVLALMAGDSNGRVQR
- a CDS encoding ABC transporter substrate-binding protein, giving the protein MRKGLAWALALALTAMVPGFAAAGGPPIRVGNLPAVTGSGATWGICHRDSSILAVEEFNAQGGVDGRKVEFFWYDTKGKAEDAVNGLRRLIEKDKVTAVTGTVDSGIQLAIVPIGERAKVPLMGIACTNPTVTVNPKTGKVRPYSFRICFTDPYLAKCVAELAFKEMGKKTATVFYDVGSAYAEGMKAFFVERFSKLGGNVLNTQGYRDGDVDFRAQISAAKASGAQVCFLPGNYKEMALIIKQSHELGWKPAFIGGDGYSPNMYEIAGPAMEGTYWCSPIDFHDPKLMPLFRRYEKRFGAYPVEPGSVAHAYDAMWCLLQAMKKAQKDFGRVDGDTIAKTLENTRNLKLEHFVYTCNPKTHDPVKKPVVILKIQDKTEKVHSSVIAEE